One Bradyrhizobium sp. ISRA464 genomic window carries:
- a CDS encoding molybdopterin biosynthesis protein: protein MTSTPTLKPSPSVDQDQFLTILSREAALARFEAALFPRGAPSEARPLADALGCALAEDVVAPIDVPPFDRSNVDGFAVRSGDLAGAGEAAPVQLTLNDETVACGTAPTRPVLSGTATAIATGGPVPRGADAIVMVEHTQPAGNRAIEVRRAASPGQFVSYAGSDIARGEALLRAGTIVGSREIGMLAACGIAEVQVARRPRVAILSTGDELVQPGERLRPAAIYDTNGAIVTAAIAENGGGAHFLGAIADDEARLETAMRQALAESDMLVLSGGTSKGAGDVSHRIIGRLGKPGIIAHGVALKPGKPLCLAVCDGKPVIILPGFPTSAMFTFHDMIVPVLRRMAGLPPRSDAKVTAKVPVRIASELGRTEFVMVSLVEGADGLIAYPSGKGSGAITSFAQADGFLKIDALADQMPAGSEAEVTLFTPHVRVPDLVIVGSHCTGLDLVTAPLARAGLTVRSIAVGSLGGLAAAKRGECDLAPIHLFDDKTETYNTPYLADSLELVPGWRRMQGIVFRKDDKRFAGLSAQEAVRAALADPACIMVNRNQGAGTRILIDRLLGGSRPDGYWNQPRSHNAVAAAVAQHRADWGMTIAPVAHASGLGFIPLAEEHYDFALVTARKQRPAVQAFLDALASEKSRAALAKAGFRPA from the coding sequence ATGACCAGCACGCCCACGCTGAAGCCCAGTCCGTCCGTCGATCAGGACCAGTTCCTGACCATCCTCTCGCGTGAGGCCGCACTCGCGCGCTTCGAGGCCGCGCTGTTTCCGCGCGGAGCACCGAGCGAGGCGCGGCCGCTCGCCGATGCGCTTGGCTGCGCGCTGGCGGAGGACGTGGTTGCGCCGATCGACGTGCCGCCGTTCGATCGCTCCAATGTCGACGGTTTTGCCGTGCGCTCCGGCGATCTCGCAGGCGCGGGCGAAGCCGCGCCGGTGCAACTCACCCTGAACGACGAGACGGTCGCCTGCGGCACGGCGCCGACGCGGCCGGTGCTGTCGGGCACCGCGACGGCGATCGCGACCGGCGGCCCGGTGCCACGCGGCGCCGACGCCATCGTGATGGTCGAGCACACCCAGCCCGCCGGCAATCGCGCGATCGAGGTGCGGCGCGCCGCATCGCCCGGACAATTCGTCTCCTATGCCGGCTCCGATATCGCGCGCGGCGAGGCGCTGCTGCGCGCCGGCACGATCGTTGGCTCGCGTGAGATTGGCATGCTCGCGGCCTGCGGCATCGCGGAGGTTCAGGTGGCGCGTCGTCCGCGCGTTGCGATCCTCTCGACCGGCGACGAATTGGTGCAGCCGGGCGAGAGGCTGCGGCCGGCCGCGATCTATGACACCAACGGCGCGATCGTCACGGCGGCGATTGCCGAGAACGGCGGCGGGGCGCATTTCCTTGGCGCGATCGCGGACGACGAGGCCAGGCTGGAGACCGCGATGCGCCAGGCGCTGGCGGAAAGCGACATGCTCGTGCTGTCGGGCGGCACATCCAAGGGCGCGGGCGACGTCTCGCACCGGATCATCGGCCGGCTCGGCAAGCCCGGCATCATCGCACATGGCGTGGCGCTGAAACCGGGCAAGCCGCTCTGCCTCGCGGTCTGTGACGGCAAGCCGGTGATCATCCTGCCGGGCTTCCCGACTTCCGCAATGTTCACCTTCCACGACATGATCGTGCCGGTGCTGCGGCGGATGGCCGGCCTGCCGCCGCGCTCGGATGCCAAGGTGACGGCCAAGGTGCCGGTGCGGATCGCATCCGAACTCGGGCGCACCGAGTTCGTGATGGTGTCGCTGGTCGAAGGCGCCGACGGCCTGATCGCCTATCCCAGCGGCAAGGGCTCGGGCGCAATCACGTCCTTTGCGCAGGCCGATGGTTTCCTGAAGATCGACGCGCTCGCCGACCAGATGCCGGCAGGCAGTGAAGCCGAGGTGACGTTGTTCACGCCGCATGTGCGGGTACCGGATCTCGTCATCGTCGGCAGCCATTGCACCGGGCTCGATCTCGTCACCGCGCCGCTGGCGCGTGCCGGCCTTACTGTGCGGTCGATCGCGGTGGGCAGCCTCGGCGGGCTCGCGGCGGCCAAGCGCGGCGAATGCGATCTTGCGCCAATCCATCTGTTCGACGACAAGACCGAGACCTATAACACGCCGTATCTTGCAGACAGCCTCGAGCTCGTGCCGGGCTGGCGGCGCATGCAGGGCATCGTGTTCCGCAAGGACGATAAGCGCTTTGCGGGCTTGAGCGCGCAGGAGGCGGTGCGCGCCGCGCTCGCCGATCCCGCCTGCATCATGGTCAACCGCAATCAGGGGGCGGGCACGCGTATCCTGATCGACCGGCTGCTCGGCGGCAGCAGGCCGGACGGCTACTGGAATCAGCCGCGCTCGCACAATGCGGTCGCCGCCGCAGTAGCGCAGCATCGCGCCGATTGGGGCATGACCATCGCGCCGGTCGCCCATGCGTCCGGGCTCGGTTTCATTCCGCTGGCCGAAGAGCATTATGATTTCGCGCTTGTGACGGCGCGCAAGCAACGGCCCGCGGTGCAGGCGTTCCTCGACGCATTGGCGTCGGAGAAGAGCCGTGCGGCGTTGGCAAAAGCGGGCTTCAGACCGGCATAG
- a CDS encoding leucine zipper domain-containing protein, with protein sequence MNIHKNAPLTPKGREAMVRSVIEGGLTKAAAALQFNVTAKTVAKWVKRFRASAPTGCTASAAPAVKAAIAIAARYSILMAMVPPIGPTN encoded by the coding sequence ATGAACATCCACAAGAATGCGCCTCTGACGCCGAAAGGTCGAGAGGCGATGGTGCGGAGCGTGATCGAGGGCGGCCTGACGAAGGCCGCAGCCGCGCTGCAATTCAATGTCACGGCGAAGACGGTCGCCAAATGGGTCAAGCGCTTCCGCGCAAGCGCGCCGACGGGATGCACCGCCAGTGCAGCACCAGCGGTGAAGGCCGCGATCGCAATTGCAGCAAGATATTCGATCCTCATGGCGATGGTCCCTCCCATCGGTCCCACGAATTAA
- the mobA gene encoding molybdenum cofactor guanylyltransferase MobA: protein MSRRNRRGTNARAKRVTTNIPGVLLAGGLARRMGGGDKPMRTIAGRTILERVIARLAPQCGGLVLNANGDPARFAAFGLPVIADTVADFPGPLAGILAALDWVAANRPDVSLVLSAAADCPFLPRDLVARLYRALAEQDAELAVAASGGQSHPVIGLWRVALRDELRHALVVDDVRKIDRWTAGYKLATVTWLTTPLDPFFNANTMDDIAEAERLAALDEAGAR, encoded by the coding sequence ATGTCGAGGAGGAATCGGCGCGGCACAAACGCAAGGGCGAAGCGCGTGACGACTAATATCCCTGGCGTTCTCCTCGCTGGCGGCCTGGCGCGGCGAATGGGCGGCGGTGACAAGCCGATGCGCACGATCGCCGGCCGCACCATCCTCGAGCGCGTGATCGCGCGGCTGGCGCCGCAATGCGGCGGCCTCGTCCTCAACGCCAACGGCGATCCCGCGCGCTTCGCCGCGTTCGGGTTGCCCGTGATTGCCGACACGGTTGCGGATTTCCCCGGCCCGCTCGCCGGCATTCTTGCCGCGCTCGACTGGGTCGCGGCGAACCGGCCTGATGTCTCGCTGGTGCTGAGCGCCGCCGCCGACTGTCCGTTCCTGCCGCGCGACCTGGTGGCGCGGCTTTACCGGGCGCTCGCCGAGCAGGACGCGGAGCTCGCGGTCGCCGCTTCCGGCGGCCAGTCGCATCCGGTGATCGGACTGTGGAGGGTCGCCTTGCGCGACGAACTGCGCCACGCGCTGGTCGTCGACGACGTGAGGAAGATCGACCGCTGGACCGCGGGTTACAAGCTTGCGACCGTCACCTGGCTGACCACCCCGCTCGACCCGTTCTTCAACGCCAACACGATGGACGACATCGCGGAAGCGGAGCGGCTGGCGGCGCTGGATGAGGCGGGTGCGCGGTAG
- a CDS encoding formate dehydrogenase accessory sulfurtransferase FdhD — protein sequence MMKIEKVPVPLIVPNPDDPRLTERVKGTDQTGAAVEIKVPVERPLTLYLNAQEIVTMMTIGDYPEYLALGYLLNQNMLKYDDVVTEVEYHDDLQVVVVRTEHHTNFEQKLKKRTQTSGCAQGTAFGDLLEAVESVVLPKSELRTSWLYQMTHTINTMPSLYLEAGAIHGCVLCKEGTPLCYTEDVGRHNAVDKIAGWIYRHGVDPGDKILYTTGRLTSEMVIKTVRMGIPILVSRSGFTAWGVELARQVGLTLVGRTRGKRFIALSGQERLVFDQNLDYVEEESARHKRKGEARDD from the coding sequence ATGATGAAGATCGAGAAAGTGCCCGTTCCCCTGATCGTCCCCAATCCGGACGATCCGCGCCTGACCGAGCGCGTCAAGGGTACCGACCAGACCGGAGCTGCGGTCGAGATCAAGGTGCCGGTGGAGCGGCCGCTGACGCTGTACCTCAACGCGCAGGAGATCGTCACCATGATGACGATCGGCGACTATCCGGAATACCTGGCGCTCGGCTATCTCCTGAACCAGAACATGCTCAAATACGACGATGTCGTCACCGAGGTCGAATATCACGACGATCTCCAGGTGGTGGTCGTCCGCACCGAGCACCACACCAATTTCGAGCAGAAGCTGAAGAAGCGCACGCAGACCTCGGGCTGCGCGCAGGGCACCGCATTCGGCGATCTGCTGGAGGCGGTCGAAAGCGTCGTGCTGCCGAAATCCGAGCTGCGCACCTCCTGGCTCTACCAGATGACGCATACGATCAACACCATGCCCTCGCTGTATCTCGAAGCCGGCGCGATCCATGGCTGCGTGCTGTGCAAGGAAGGCACGCCGCTCTGCTACACCGAGGACGTCGGCCGTCACAACGCCGTCGACAAGATCGCCGGCTGGATCTACCGCCACGGGGTCGATCCCGGCGACAAGATCCTCTACACCACAGGAAGGCTGACCTCGGAGATGGTGATCAAGACGGTGCGGATGGGCATTCCGATCCTGGTGTCGCGGTCGGGCTTCACCGCCTGGGGCGTCGAGCTGGCGCGGCAGGTCGGGCTGACGCTGGTCGGCCGCACGCGCGGCAAACGCTTCATCGCATTGTCGGGGCAGGAGCGCCTCGTGTTCGACCAGAACCTCGACTATGTCGAGGAGGAATCGGCGCGGCACAAACGCAAGGGCGAAGCGCGTGACGACTAA
- the mobB gene encoding molybdopterin-guanine dinucleotide biosynthesis protein B, which translates to MKVIGLAGWSGAGKTTLLSRVIPYLLGRGLRVSVIKHAHHEFDVDVPGKDSWVHRQSGATEVLVSSTRRWALMHELRGASEPRLPELLAKMARVDLVVVEGFKREPINKIEVHRAANGKPLLFPHDASVVGIASDVAVETTLPVAHLDDIEEVAELMLRSAVPVADVLAMASAGS; encoded by the coding sequence ATGAAAGTGATAGGCCTCGCGGGATGGAGCGGCGCCGGCAAGACCACCTTGCTGTCGCGGGTGATCCCGTATCTGCTCGGCCGCGGCTTGCGCGTCTCCGTGATCAAGCACGCACATCACGAGTTCGACGTCGACGTCCCCGGCAAGGATTCCTGGGTGCACCGGCAGTCCGGCGCCACCGAGGTGCTGGTGTCCTCGACACGGCGCTGGGCGCTGATGCACGAGCTGCGCGGCGCGAGCGAGCCGCGGCTGCCGGAATTGCTCGCCAAGATGGCGCGGGTCGATCTGGTCGTGGTCGAGGGCTTCAAGCGCGAGCCGATCAACAAGATCGAGGTGCACCGCGCGGCCAACGGCAAGCCGCTGCTGTTTCCCCACGATGCGAGCGTGGTCGGGATCGCAAGCGATGTCGCGGTTGAAACCACGCTGCCGGTGGCTCATCTCGACGACATCGAGGAGGTCGCTGAATTGATGCTGCGGTCGGCGGTTCCCGTCGCCGACGTGCTGGCGATGGCTTCGGCCGGGAGCTGA
- the glp gene encoding gephyrin-like molybdotransferase Glp translates to MAQLSDDCFAFGGPMMSVDEAVRLIAARVTAVADVETVTLAAADGRVLAGDIAAPVPLPPFTNSAVDGYAVASGDLPQADAQAFPLSGRVQAGASARAALKPGEAMRIFTGAPMPDGADTVFMQEDVRLENDKVILPAGLKPGANVRPAGEDIPLGHMALQAGQRLRPQDVALAAALGLTELAVVRRLRVAVFSTGNELVSPGEQRAAPQLFDSNRFMLMAMLRRLGCDISDLGILRDERAALAAALRNVAGAHDLILTTGGVSTGEEDHVKAGVEAVGKLVLWRMAIKPGRPVAMGIIEGTPLIGLPGNPVASFVTFVHVVRPTVLALMGARQEPLVPLPVRAAFTYKKKLGRREYVRVNLRETHDGAREAIKFPREGAGLLSSLVDTDGLVELGEQVTRIEPGQMVGFLSYANLM, encoded by the coding sequence ATGGCGCAACTGTCCGACGATTGCTTTGCCTTTGGCGGACCGATGATGTCGGTGGACGAGGCGGTGCGCCTGATCGCTGCGCGCGTCACCGCAGTCGCTGACGTCGAGACGGTGACGCTTGCGGCAGCCGACGGTCGCGTGCTTGCCGGCGACATCGCGGCGCCCGTGCCCTTGCCGCCGTTCACGAACTCTGCGGTCGATGGTTATGCGGTGGCGAGCGGCGACCTGCCGCAGGCCGATGCACAAGCCTTTCCATTATCCGGCCGCGTGCAAGCCGGCGCCTCGGCGCGGGCCGCGCTGAAACCGGGCGAGGCGATGCGCATCTTCACGGGGGCGCCGATGCCTGATGGCGCGGACACCGTGTTCATGCAGGAGGATGTCCGCCTCGAGAACGACAAGGTCATCCTGCCGGCCGGGCTGAAGCCCGGCGCCAATGTCCGCCCGGCGGGCGAGGACATTCCGCTCGGACATATGGCATTGCAGGCCGGACAGCGGCTGCGGCCGCAGGATGTGGCGCTGGCGGCAGCGCTCGGCCTGACCGAGCTTGCCGTCGTCAGGCGGCTGCGCGTTGCGGTGTTCTCCACCGGCAATGAGCTGGTCTCGCCCGGCGAACAGCGCGCGGCGCCACAGCTTTTCGACTCCAACCGCTTCATGCTGATGGCGATGCTGCGCCGGCTCGGCTGCGACATCAGCGATCTCGGAATCCTGCGCGATGAACGCGCGGCACTTGCGGCGGCGCTGCGCAACGTCGCCGGCGCGCATGACCTGATCCTCACCACCGGCGGTGTCTCGACCGGCGAGGAGGATCACGTCAAGGCCGGTGTCGAGGCGGTCGGCAAGCTCGTGCTGTGGCGGATGGCGATCAAGCCGGGGCGGCCGGTCGCGATGGGCATCATCGAGGGCACGCCGTTGATCGGGCTGCCGGGAAATCCGGTGGCGAGCTTCGTCACCTTCGTTCACGTGGTGCGCCCGACCGTGCTGGCGCTGATGGGCGCGCGGCAGGAGCCGCTGGTTCCGCTGCCGGTGCGCGCGGCCTTCACCTACAAGAAGAAGCTCGGGCGGCGCGAATATGTCCGCGTCAATCTCCGCGAAACGCATGACGGTGCGCGCGAGGCGATCAAGTTTCCGCGCGAAGGCGCCGGGCTGTTGTCGTCACTGGTCGACACCGACGGGCTCGTCGAACTGGGCGAGCAGGTGACGCGCATCGAGCCGGGCCAGATGGTCGGCTTCCTGTCCTATGCAAACCTGATGTGA
- a CDS encoding sulfurtransferase TusA family protein — protein MTTTKLDLTGLKCPLPALKTRKALKSVTPGDFLEVHCTDPLSVIDIPNLIRETGDKVEITERSDVRIVFLIEKTNGAIDKSNAASPRIS, from the coding sequence ATGACCACGACAAAGCTCGACCTCACCGGCTTGAAATGTCCGCTGCCCGCATTGAAGACGCGCAAGGCGCTCAAGAGCGTGACACCCGGAGACTTTCTCGAGGTGCATTGCACCGATCCGCTTTCGGTGATCGACATCCCGAACCTCATTCGCGAAACCGGCGACAAGGTCGAGATCACTGAACGAAGCGACGTCCGCATCGTCTTCCTGATCGAGAAGACGAATGGAGCGATAGACAAGTCAAATGCTGCATCGCCGCGTATCAGCTAG
- a CDS encoding OFA family MFS transporter: MSSAGTVSAAGAGILDRERTIATAGFNRWLVPPAALCIHLCIGMAYGFSVFWLPLSRAIGLNAPKACPDISLLGELFTTTCDWKVASLGWMFTLFFVLLGVSAAIWGGWLERAGPRKAGVVAALCWGGGLIVAAFGIYVHQLWIMWLGAGVIGGVGLGLGYISPVSTLIKWFPDRRGMATGMAIMGFGGGAMIGAPLANLLINYFKTPTSVGVWETFVAMGVIYFVFMMIGAFAYRVTPPGWQPDGWTPPSEKKSMISEHNVHLDNAHKTPQFWLIWWVLCLNVSAGIGVIGMASPMLQEIFAGKLIGHPELAFGQLSVEQKTVIAGIAAGFAGLLSLFNIGGRFFWASLSDYIGRKNTYYTFFVLGIALYALAPTFAAMGSKLLFVLGFGIILSMYGGGFSTVPAYLADMFGTQFVGAIHGRLLTAWSTAGIIGPVVVNYIREFQLAAGVPRDQLYNTTMYILCAMLIAGLICNYLIKPVDPKWHMSEEEVAKLQAASAKSDAAIQHGSFGIGKGGLDGKAALFWLFVGIPLAWGVWKTLESAVKIL, from the coding sequence ATGAGCAGCGCCGGAACTGTATCCGCAGCAGGCGCAGGTATCCTTGATAGGGAGCGGACGATTGCGACCGCCGGCTTCAACCGTTGGCTGGTGCCGCCCGCCGCGCTCTGCATTCATCTCTGCATCGGCATGGCCTACGGCTTCTCGGTGTTCTGGCTGCCGCTGTCGCGTGCGATCGGGCTGAACGCGCCGAAGGCCTGTCCCGACATTTCGCTGCTGGGTGAATTGTTCACGACCACTTGCGACTGGAAGGTCGCGAGCCTCGGGTGGATGTTCACATTGTTCTTCGTGCTGCTCGGCGTTTCCGCTGCGATCTGGGGCGGATGGCTCGAGCGCGCCGGACCGCGCAAGGCGGGCGTGGTCGCAGCACTGTGCTGGGGCGGCGGGCTGATCGTCGCCGCATTCGGCATCTACGTGCATCAGCTCTGGATCATGTGGCTCGGTGCCGGCGTGATCGGCGGCGTCGGTCTCGGCCTCGGCTACATCTCGCCGGTCTCGACGCTGATCAAGTGGTTTCCCGACCGCCGCGGCATGGCGACCGGCATGGCGATCATGGGATTCGGCGGCGGTGCGATGATCGGTGCGCCACTCGCCAACCTGCTGATCAACTACTTCAAGACGCCGACCTCGGTCGGCGTCTGGGAGACGTTCGTCGCGATGGGCGTCATCTATTTCGTATTCATGATGATCGGCGCCTTCGCTTATCGCGTGACCCCGCCGGGCTGGCAGCCGGACGGCTGGACGCCGCCGAGCGAGAAGAAGTCGATGATCTCGGAGCACAATGTGCATCTGGATAATGCGCACAAGACGCCGCAGTTCTGGCTGATCTGGTGGGTGCTCTGCTTGAACGTGTCGGCCGGCATCGGTGTGATCGGCATGGCCTCGCCGATGCTCCAGGAGATCTTCGCGGGCAAGCTGATCGGACATCCTGAGCTGGCTTTCGGTCAGCTCTCGGTCGAGCAGAAGACCGTCATCGCCGGTATTGCCGCGGGTTTTGCCGGCCTGCTGTCGCTGTTCAACATCGGTGGCCGCTTTTTCTGGGCCTCGCTGTCGGACTATATCGGCCGCAAGAACACCTACTACACGTTCTTCGTCCTCGGCATCGCGCTCTACGCGCTGGCGCCGACCTTTGCGGCGATGGGCTCGAAGCTCCTCTTCGTGCTCGGCTTCGGCATCATCCTGTCGATGTATGGCGGTGGCTTCTCCACGGTGCCGGCTTATCTCGCCGACATGTTCGGCACCCAGTTCGTCGGCGCCATCCATGGCCGGCTGCTGACGGCATGGTCGACGGCCGGCATCATCGGTCCGGTGGTGGTGAACTACATCCGCGAATTCCAGCTCGCCGCCGGCGTGCCGCGCGACCAGCTCTACAACACGACGATGTACATCCTGTGCGCCATGCTGATCGCGGGCCTGATCTGCAACTATCTGATCAAGCCGGTCGATCCGAAATGGCACATGAGCGAGGAGGAGGTCGCCAAGTTGCAGGCGGCAAGCGCCAAGAGCGACGCGGCGATCCAGCATGGGTCGTTCGGCATCGGCAAGGGCGGCCTGGACGGCAAGGCGGCGCTGTTCTGGCTGTTCGTCGGCATTCCGCTGGCCTGGGGCGTCTGGAAGACGCTGGAGAGCGCCGTCAAGATCCTCTGA
- a CDS encoding NADH-ubiquinone oxidoreductase-F iron-sulfur binding region domain-containing protein, whose protein sequence is MTTHDVHQVRSFEHPGAGRKRAKPTPKGRQVDPAAAHEVEQLLGNRPRQRDMLIEFLHLIQDRYHQISAAHLAALADEMKLSFAEVFETATFYAHFDVVKEGEPDIAPLTIRVCDSLTCAMLGSEQLLQDLQSAAGPGIRVVRAPCVGRCDTAPAAEVGHNFIDHATVDNVLATAKAQDTHAHLPSYIDYDTYVADGGYRLLNRLRSGELAKEGLLKALDDASLRGLGGAGFPTGRKWRAVLGEPGPRLMAVNGDEGEPGTFKDRVYLESDPHRFLEGTLIGAHVVEASEVYIYIRDEYPACREILEREIAKLPAGGPKLHMRRGAGAYICGEESSLLESIEGKRGLPRHKPPYPFQVGLFGLPTLINNVETLWWVRDIVEKGADWWKSHGRHERLGLRSFSVSGRVKNPGMKLAPAGITVRELIDEYCGGMADGHTFHAYLPGGASGGILPAAMDDIPLDFGTLEKYGCFIGSAAIIILSQQDSVKAAALNLMRFFEDESCGQCTPCRVGTQKAAQLMERPVWDRALLDELSQAMRDASICGLGQAASNPLTSVIKYFPDEFKEAAE, encoded by the coding sequence ATGACGACGCATGACGTGCACCAGGTTCGCAGCTTCGAGCACCCCGGCGCGGGGCGGAAGCGCGCGAAACCCACCCCGAAGGGTCGCCAGGTCGACCCGGCCGCGGCCCACGAGGTCGAGCAACTGCTCGGCAACCGGCCGCGGCAGCGCGACATGCTGATCGAGTTCCTGCACCTGATCCAGGACCGCTACCACCAAATCTCGGCGGCGCATCTCGCCGCCCTTGCCGACGAGATGAAGCTGTCGTTTGCCGAGGTGTTCGAGACCGCGACCTTCTACGCGCATTTCGACGTGGTGAAGGAAGGAGAGCCCGATATCGCCCCGCTGACCATCCGCGTCTGCGACTCTCTCACCTGCGCGATGCTCGGCTCGGAGCAGCTCCTGCAGGATTTGCAGAGCGCAGCCGGCCCGGGCATCCGCGTCGTGCGCGCGCCCTGCGTCGGCCGCTGCGACACCGCGCCCGCCGCCGAGGTCGGGCACAATTTCATCGATCACGCCACCGTCGACAATGTGCTGGCGACGGCGAAAGCCCAAGACACGCATGCGCATCTGCCCTCCTATATCGACTACGACACTTATGTCGCCGATGGCGGCTACAGGCTGCTCAACCGATTGCGTTCGGGCGAGCTCGCGAAAGAAGGCCTGCTGAAGGCGCTCGACGACGCCAGCCTGCGTGGGCTCGGCGGCGCTGGCTTCCCGACGGGCCGGAAATGGCGCGCGGTGCTTGGCGAGCCCGGCCCGCGGCTGATGGCCGTCAACGGTGACGAGGGGGAGCCCGGCACCTTCAAGGACCGCGTCTATCTCGAAAGCGATCCGCATCGCTTTCTCGAGGGCACGCTGATCGGCGCGCATGTGGTGGAGGCGTCTGAGGTCTACATCTACATCCGTGACGAATATCCGGCCTGCCGCGAAATCCTCGAACGCGAGATCGCGAAGCTGCCCGCCGGCGGCCCGAAGCTGCACATGCGCCGCGGCGCCGGCGCCTATATCTGCGGCGAGGAATCCTCGCTGCTCGAGAGCATCGAGGGCAAGCGCGGGCTGCCGCGGCACAAGCCGCCTTATCCGTTCCAGGTCGGCCTGTTCGGCCTGCCGACGCTGATCAACAATGTCGAGACGCTGTGGTGGGTGCGCGATATCGTCGAGAAGGGCGCCGACTGGTGGAAAAGCCATGGCCGCCACGAGCGGCTCGGCCTGCGCAGCTTCTCGGTCTCGGGGCGGGTGAAGAACCCCGGCATGAAGCTGGCACCGGCCGGCATCACGGTGCGCGAATTGATCGACGAATATTGCGGCGGCATGGCTGACGGCCATACGTTCCACGCCTATCTGCCGGGCGGCGCGTCGGGCGGCATCCTGCCGGCGGCGATGGACGACATTCCGCTCGATTTCGGTACGCTGGAGAAATATGGCTGCTTCATCGGCTCCGCCGCGATCATCATCCTGTCGCAGCAGGACAGCGTGAAGGCGGCGGCATTGAACCTGATGCGCTTCTTCGAGGACGAGAGCTGCGGCCAGTGCACGCCGTGCCGCGTCGGCACCCAGAAGGCGGCGCAGCTGATGGAACGGCCGGTCTGGGACCGGGCGCTGCTCGACGAGCTGAGCCAGGCGATGCGCGATGCATCGATCTGCGGCCTCGGGCAGGCTGCCTCCAATCCGCTGACATCGGTGATTAAATACTTCCCCGACGAGTTCAAGGAAGCTGCCGAATGA